The Coregonus clupeaformis isolate EN_2021a chromosome 8, ASM2061545v1, whole genome shotgun sequence genome has a segment encoding these proteins:
- the LOC121572088 gene encoding pyruvate dehydrogenase (acetyl-transferring) kinase isozyme 2, mitochondrial-like isoform X2, producing the protein MKFTQFLLRNSSIPKQALVDRFSKFSPSPLSMKQFIDFGSANACEKTSFVFLRQELPVRLANIMKEIDFLPDKLLSTPSLQLLQSWYATSLMELVGFLEEEPNDKKILKKFTETLVNIRNRHNNVVPTMAQGVVEYKEAFGSDPVTNQNIQYFLDRFYMSRISTRMIMNQHCVVTT; encoded by the exons ATGAAGTTCACGCAATTTTTGCTAAGGAACAGCTCCATACCTAAACAAGCACTAGTGGATAGGTTTTCCAAGTTCTCACCATCGCCGCTGTCAATGAAGCAATTCATAGACTTTG GCTCGGCCAATGCCTGTGAGAAGACGTCCTTTGTGTTCCTGCGTCAGGAGCTTCCTGTCCGGCTGGCCAACATCATGAAGGAGATTGACTTCCTCCCTGACAAGCTTCTCAGCACCCCCTCACTACAGCTGCTACAGAGCTG GTATGCAACAAGTCTCATGGAGCTAGTGGGCTTCCTGGAGGAAGAGCCCAATGATAAAAAGATCCTGAAGAA GTTCACTGAGACGCTGGTGAACATCAGGAACCGCCACAACAACGTGGTCCCCACCATGGCACAGGGCGTGGTGGAGTACAAGGAGGCCTTCGGCTCCGACCCCGTGACCAATCAGAACATCCAGTACTTCCTGGATCGCTTCTACATGAGCCGCATCTCCACACGCATGATCATGAACCAGCACT GTGTAGTTACCACATGA